The proteins below come from a single Tistrella mobilis genomic window:
- a CDS encoding nucleotide sugar dehydrogenase, translating into MDISGPEEVEPFLSPVFEDADPDRAVLAVIGLGYVGLPLAAAFAARGRRVIGYDLNAERVLRIRAGFDDTGEVASADLQQALAGGLVPTADPEHLREARIMMVCVPTPITPDRRPDLGHLLSACAILGPRLAPGTVVIFESTVYPGVTEDVCGPALADASGLIVGQDILLGYSPERINPGDRDHRVDTIVKVVAGQGDAVVDALRRLYGGLNGGRIHCAPSIRVAEAAKVIENAQRDINIAFVNEIALICERIGLSVHDVLAAARTKWNFLDFRPGLVGGHCIGVDPYYLSHLSQMIGHEPEVILAGRRTNDHMADEIADRIAFRFREVCQEVLRPLALILGATFKEDVPDVRNSRTPQLARRLVRHGFRVAIHDPWLSGEKIRSLGEVEAINWPKSKDERVNLVVIAVEHQDFRERPLEDFVDLLIPGGLIADPKGMCRGLSVFPSLNYWSL; encoded by the coding sequence ATGGACATCTCCGGGCCCGAAGAGGTCGAGCCATTTCTGTCTCCGGTCTTCGAAGACGCAGATCCTGATCGAGCTGTACTTGCGGTCATCGGTCTTGGCTATGTGGGGCTCCCTCTGGCTGCTGCGTTTGCCGCGCGGGGGCGGCGGGTTATCGGCTATGATCTAAATGCGGAGCGTGTGCTGCGGATCCGAGCCGGGTTTGACGATACCGGTGAGGTGGCGTCTGCCGATTTGCAGCAGGCATTGGCTGGCGGGCTTGTACCGACGGCAGATCCTGAACATCTGCGTGAGGCCCGGATTATGATGGTCTGTGTGCCGACGCCGATCACCCCAGACAGGCGGCCCGATCTTGGGCACTTGCTGTCCGCATGCGCCATCCTGGGGCCGCGGCTCGCGCCTGGCACAGTGGTGATTTTTGAGAGCACCGTCTATCCGGGGGTGACCGAAGACGTTTGCGGTCCGGCCCTTGCCGACGCCTCGGGACTGATCGTCGGTCAGGATATCCTACTCGGATACTCGCCGGAGAGAATCAATCCGGGAGATCGCGATCATCGGGTGGACACGATCGTTAAGGTCGTCGCGGGCCAGGGGGATGCAGTTGTCGACGCACTTCGACGTTTGTACGGTGGATTGAACGGCGGGCGGATCCACTGCGCGCCGTCGATCCGTGTGGCGGAGGCGGCCAAGGTGATAGAGAACGCACAACGTGACATCAATATCGCCTTCGTGAACGAGATCGCGCTCATTTGCGAGCGTATCGGTCTTTCCGTTCATGATGTGCTTGCTGCGGCGCGAACAAAATGGAATTTCCTGGATTTTCGACCCGGCCTGGTGGGAGGGCACTGCATCGGCGTTGACCCTTATTACCTCAGCCATCTGTCGCAGATGATCGGCCATGAGCCGGAGGTCATCCTGGCGGGGCGACGGACTAATGATCACATGGCCGATGAAATTGCAGACCGAATAGCCTTCCGCTTTCGCGAAGTATGCCAAGAGGTTCTTCGTCCGCTAGCATTGATATTGGGAGCCACTTTTAAGGAGGACGTGCCCGATGTACGTAATTCCCGGACCCCGCAGCTAGCCAGGCGGTTGGTCCGCCATGGATTTCGTGTCGCTATTCATGATCCGTGGCTTTCAGGGGAAAAAATTAGATCACTAGGAGAAGTAGAGGCAATTAATTGGCCAAAATCGAAGGATGAGCGCGTAAATCTTGTCGTAATTGCTGTCGAGCATCAGGATTTTCGTGAGCGGCCGCTGGAAGATTTTGTCGATCTATTAATACCGGGAGGGCTGATCGCAGATCCAAAAGGAATGTGTCGAGGGCTATCAGTATTTCCGTCGCTCAATTATT
- a CDS encoding NAD-dependent epimerase/dehydratase family protein: protein MTILITGAAGFIGSHVASLLLDRGEEVLGIDDLNAYYDPALKRARLARLEGRTGFVFRRLNISDRAAIEALYDHLPRIDRIVHLAAQAGVRYSIEAPHSYTRTNVEGHLCLLELARHLPDLVHMVYASSSSVYGANRQLPFSEADRVDTPLSLYAATKRAGELMAHTYAHLYGLPLTGLRFFTVYGPWGRPDMSAWLFTDAILKGRPIRVFNEGRMQRDFTYVDDIVSGVVAALDTSPTSAVSDTGEGNVPHRVFNLGNNAPVALGDFIRAIETAVGREAVKILEPMQPGDVPATYADIDRARSFLGFEPRTPITEGIPRFVDWFRTYHGI from the coding sequence ATGACCATCCTTATCACCGGTGCCGCCGGCTTCATCGGCTCGCACGTGGCGTCCCTGCTCCTCGATCGCGGGGAAGAGGTTCTCGGCATCGACGACCTGAACGCCTATTACGATCCGGCCCTGAAACGGGCGCGGCTGGCCCGGCTGGAGGGACGCACCGGCTTTGTCTTCCGGCGGTTAAATATTTCGGATCGCGCCGCGATCGAGGCCTTGTACGATCACCTGCCGCGGATCGACCGGATCGTGCATCTTGCAGCACAAGCCGGGGTGCGCTATTCTATTGAGGCACCGCACAGCTACACGAGGACAAATGTCGAGGGGCATCTTTGTCTTCTGGAACTTGCCCGACATCTGCCTGACCTTGTGCATATGGTCTATGCCTCCTCCTCATCGGTCTATGGCGCTAATCGGCAGCTGCCCTTTTCCGAGGCTGACCGGGTCGATACGCCGCTGTCGCTCTATGCCGCCACCAAGCGGGCGGGAGAGCTGATGGCCCATACCTACGCCCATCTCTACGGCCTGCCGCTGACCGGGCTGCGGTTTTTCACGGTTTATGGTCCCTGGGGGCGGCCTGACATGTCGGCTTGGCTTTTTACCGATGCCATCCTCAAGGGGCGTCCGATCAGAGTCTTTAATGAGGGGCGGATGCAGCGCGACTTCACTTATGTCGACGACATCGTGTCCGGCGTGGTGGCGGCACTCGACACCTCCCCGACCTCCGCGGTTTCCGACACCGGGGAGGGCAACGTGCCGCATCGTGTCTTTAACCTGGGCAACAATGCGCCTGTGGCGCTCGGCGACTTCATCCGGGCGATCGAGACGGCGGTGGGGCGGGAGGCGGTGAAGATCCTCGAGCCGATGCAGCCAGGCGACGTGCCGGCGACCTATGCCGATATCGACCGGGCGCGCAGCTTTCTGGGCTTCGAACCTCGAACGCCGATCACTGAAGGCATCCCCCGTTTCGTCGACTGGTTTCGAACATACCACGGGATCTGA